The window GCGGGGCCTTATGTCTTGCGGATGATCAGGCCGAAGGACGTCACCGCCCAGCGCTGGATCTGAAGCTTGAGATGCTCGTCAACCGAGTAGGGCGGCGTGTCGATGTGCAGATCGAGCGGCTGCTGGCCAAGGTTGAAGTTGAACTCCATCACCGCCCCCATCTGCTTCAATCGCCGTTCGAGCAGCAGGAAGTCGCGCTTGCGGAACAGCACCGTGCCGGCGTTGTCGAGCGTTTCGTCATCCGAGGAGCAGTTGAATTCGGTGGTGTGCACCGCCACCCCGCCGGGCTTCAGACACTTGACCGAATTGACCACGAATTCGAGCCCGTTGAGGATCGAGCCGAGATGCTCGAAGGCGCAGGCCGACCAGACGAAATCGAACTGGCCGTGGCAGTCTGGTTCGATCGCGTTCATGTCCATGAAGCGGAAATCGACGAGGCGGTCGAACGTCTCGGGATCGCAGATGCCGCGCTCATTCATAGCCGCTTTGTTGTGGGCGTGCTGGGCAGTTGCGACCCAGCCTGCATCATGGGCGTGATCCGGTTCCAGATCGGTGCCCAGCACCTCGGCCCCGCGATCGGCAAACACCGCAGCGAGCGGCTCGAGCCCGACGCCAAAGCCCAGGCCCCGGCGGCCGGGCATCAGCATGTCGTGGTTCTTGAGCGCCTGCAGGATGTAGCAGAATTCCCACTGCTTGCGGTGCGTCCGGGGCTCTTCGCGGATTTCCTTGCACCAATAGGCATAGTGCATCTCCTCGAACTGTGCCTGGGTGCAGGCCTGCGAGACCGCGCCCCACAAGGTCGGCTCGGGCATGTCGTCCGCATCGGAGGCAGGAGCGTGGGCGGGTGAAGCCTCGGGGGAGGGTGCCGGCGCCACGGGGAGCGACGGCGTGCCGTATCGAAGCTTCCAGAAGAGAGATTTGAGCATGAAGTCGACCCTGTTTACGCAGTTGCGACCGGGATCTGCGGCCAGCCCGGCGGCGGCTTCCACCCGATCAGTTCCTTGAAGTCGGCATAGGCGACCTCGAAGTCGTCATACTGGACCAGCTTGCCGTCATGCAGCACGCCCCAGCGGTTGCAGTGATCGCGGACATAGGCGGCATCATGCGAAATGATGATCATCGCCCGGTCTGCCCGCTTCTCGAACAGTTCGAAATTGCAGCGATCGTGAAAGCGCGCATCGCCCACTGCGCTGATCTCGTCGATCAGGAAGCAGTCGAATTCGATGATCATCGAAATCGCGAAGGCGAGCCTGGCGCGCATCCCCGAGGAATAGGTGATCACCGGCTCGCGCAGATATGGGCCAAGCTCGGCGAACTCCTCGACGAAGGCGATATTGGCCTCGGCATCCTGATTATAGATGCGGCTGATGAAGCGGACATTGTCGATGCCTGTCAGCTGGTGCTGGAAGGCGCCGGCAAAGGCCAGCGGCCAGGAAATAGAGATATCGCTTTCGATCGTGCCGGCGGTCGGGCGCTCGGCCCCGCTGACAAGGCGCACCAAAGTCGATTTGCCCGCCCCGTTGCGGCCGAGAATCCCGAGCCGCTCCCCCATGGCGAGATCGAAGCTTAGTCCCTCGAACACCAGATTTTCGCCAAAGCGGGTCTTGTAGACCTTTTTGAGATCACGCACCCGGATCATCCCGGCACCACCCGCCGCGAGACATAGCGCAGCGCAATCAGCGCAACCAAGGTCAGCACCAGATTGAACGGGACGAGATAGGCCAGATCATAGGTTGCCCGCGCGCGGCTGCCGAAAAAGCCCTCGCGCACGAATTCGATGCCGTGGACGGTGGGTATATAGAGCACGATCTCCTGCGCGAAGGACGGCAGGGCGGCGACGATGAAAGCCGCGCCCGAAAGCGGGAACAGCAGGTAGGAAAAGGGGTGCCACAGCTTGTCGACCAGCTCGCTCAGATGCGACAGCGCCCCCATCAGGATCGCCAGCGCACAGCCGAACCATGCGATCAGCATCCACCCGGCGGCGACCTTGAGGAAATCCTCGGGCGGGTTCATCCATTCGACCGCGATGAACAACACGCCAAGCGTGAAGAAGGAAATCGTCGCCCCGCCGAACTCGATCAGCAACCTTGCGGCGTAGATATCGCCGACCTTGATGTTGCGGTGATACATCAGCGCCAGATTGTTCTGCAGCGCGCCGATGCAGCGCCCGGGCATGTTGCGCCACAGCAGCACGGAGGAATAGCCGGTCAGCGCGAAGGACGAGATCGGCAGATCGCTGCCGTGGACCGATTTGGTTGCGGTCCACAGGATCGTCACCCCGATGGTGAAGATCATCGGCTCCACGAACAGCCACAGGAAGCCGATATTGTGGCGGCCATAGCGGGTCAGCATCTCGCGCCGCAGCAGCGCGTCGATCACCCGCGCCTGAATGCGCAAGGATTGCCACAGGGGCGGATGGGGGGAGGGCGCGCTCGCCATCAGTCGCGGTGCTCGCGCACCCCGATCGCAAGCATCGACAACACGCCCCAGGCCAAGAGGCCGAGCACGAGTGCGGCCAGCATCGAACGGATCCGGCGCGGCTCGACCGGATAGTCGGGCAGGCTCGGCGCGGCGATCTTTTCAAGGTAGGCCTGCTTGCGCCGCGCCTCGGCCCGGGCTTCCTGCAAGGAGGCGCGGGTGGCGGCGAGCTGCTTTTCGGCAAATTCGGCGTCGACCTGAAGCTCCTGAAAACGGGTCAGCGTCGTCGACAGGGAGGCGCGCCCGCCCGTCAGGCTGCCGCGCGCCTCGGCGATTTCGCGCTCCAGATCGCGCACCTGCGTCTTCAGGAAGGGGATCTGCGAGGCATCGGGAGTGTAGGTCTGCAACTGGCGCAGGCGGGTCTGTGCGGCGATCAGCTCGTCCTGCAATTTCGAGATCATCTGCAGGCCGACTTCCGATTCCTGCACCGGATCGACGATACCGCTGGCGTTGCGATACTTCGCCAGTTCGACCGCTGCTGTGCGTGCCTTGGCCGCCGCTTCCTCGACCTCGCCTTCCGCGACCTTGATCAGATCGGACTGCGAACGCTCGGACAGGCTGTTGACCAGCGCCTCCGACTGTTCGACCAGCCGGGCGTTGATCGCCTGCGCCTTCTTCGGATCGAAGGCGCGGACGCGGATGGTGAGAACCTGGGTCGTCGACCCCTCCTGCACATCGAGCTGTTTCTGGAAATAGCGGTAGAATTCCTCGTCGCTTTCGCCGAACAGGCCGAAGCGGTCGAACCAGAAAAGCTCCGGATCGGAGTAAGCTTTCTTGAGGCCGCCATCACGATCCGCCTCATCCAGCGCGGCGCGTGATTGCAGATAGGCGATGACGGTGTTGTTGCCCTCGTTCGCTGCGCCGAACCCGGTCTTGTCGAGCGCGGCATCAAGCGCCGAGCGGCTCGCCTGGGTGGGCTGGCGCACGACGATGCGT is drawn from Erythrobacter sp. and contains these coding sequences:
- a CDS encoding class I SAM-dependent methyltransferase, whose amino-acid sequence is MLKSLFWKLRYGTPSLPVAPAPSPEASPAHAPASDADDMPEPTLWGAVSQACTQAQFEEMHYAYWCKEIREEPRTHRKQWEFCYILQALKNHDMLMPGRRGLGFGVGLEPLAAVFADRGAEVLGTDLEPDHAHDAGWVATAQHAHNKAAMNERGICDPETFDRLVDFRFMDMNAIEPDCHGQFDFVWSACAFEHLGSILNGLEFVVNSVKCLKPGGVAVHTTEFNCSSDDETLDNAGTVLFRKRDFLLLERRLKQMGAVMEFNFNLGQQPLDLHIDTPPYSVDEHLKLQIQRWAVTSFGLIIRKT
- a CDS encoding ABC transporter ATP-binding protein; amino-acid sequence: MIRVRDLKKVYKTRFGENLVFEGLSFDLAMGERLGILGRNGAGKSTLVRLVSGAERPTAGTIESDISISWPLAFAGAFQHQLTGIDNVRFISRIYNQDAEANIAFVEEFAELGPYLREPVITYSSGMRARLAFAISMIIEFDCFLIDEISAVGDARFHDRCNFELFEKRADRAMIIISHDAAYVRDHCNRWGVLHDGKLVQYDDFEVAYADFKELIGWKPPPGWPQIPVATA
- a CDS encoding ABC transporter permease; the encoded protein is MASAPSPHPPLWQSLRIQARVIDALLRREMLTRYGRHNIGFLWLFVEPMIFTIGVTILWTATKSVHGSDLPISSFALTGYSSVLLWRNMPGRCIGALQNNLALMYHRNIKVGDIYAARLLIEFGGATISFFTLGVLFIAVEWMNPPEDFLKVAAGWMLIAWFGCALAILMGALSHLSELVDKLWHPFSYLLFPLSGAAFIVAALPSFAQEIVLYIPTVHGIEFVREGFFGSRARATYDLAYLVPFNLVLTLVALIALRYVSRRVVPG